The bacterium genome has a window encoding:
- the gap gene encoding type I glyceraldehyde-3-phosphate dehydrogenase produces the protein MAIRVGINGFGRIGRLVFRIAMKRSDVEIVAVNDITDAATLAHLLKYDSVHGKYDGNIEVKGNSFIVDGKEIKVMAERDPSKLPWKDMSVDIAVESTGVFRTRDKIAMHLDAGAKKVLLSVPAKDEIDATIVLGVNDDDLKPEHKIVSNASCTTNCFAPVVKVLHDTFGIEKGLMTTIHSYTNDQSILDLPHKDLRRARSAAVSIIPTTTGAAKAVGKVIPDLDGKLNGMAVRVPTPDGSLVDFVAELKKDATIDDINNAMKKYAEGEMKGVLEYCTDPVVSADIVGNPHSSIYDSLATMMMGSRMVKVISWYDNEWGYSSRMVDLLVKMANIG, from the coding sequence ATGGCAATTCGTGTAGGGATTAATGGGTTTGGGAGAATCGGACGCCTTGTGTTTCGTATCGCAATGAAACGTTCTGATGTGGAGATTGTCGCTGTAAATGATATTACAGATGCAGCTACCCTTGCTCATCTCTTAAAGTATGATTCTGTTCACGGCAAGTACGATGGCAATATTGAAGTGAAAGGTAATTCGTTTATTGTAGACGGCAAAGAGATAAAGGTAATGGCGGAACGTGATCCTTCAAAATTACCGTGGAAGGATATGAGTGTTGATATTGCAGTGGAATCAACCGGCGTGTTCCGTACAAGGGATAAAATTGCAATGCACCTTGATGCAGGAGCTAAAAAAGTGCTGCTTTCTGTTCCTGCAAAAGATGAAATTGATGCAACAATAGTTCTTGGTGTTAATGATGATGATTTAAAACCGGAGCATAAAATAGTATCCAATGCTTCGTGTACGACAAATTGTTTTGCACCTGTTGTTAAAGTGCTGCACGATACTTTTGGTATTGAAAAAGGCCTTATGACAACAATTCATTCATATACAAATGACCAGAGTATCCTGGATCTGCCGCATAAGGATCTTCGTCGTGCCCGTTCTGCTGCCGTATCAATTATTCCAACGACAACAGGGGCCGCAAAAGCAGTTGGAAAGGTTATCCCTGATCTTGACGGTAAATTGAATGGCATGGCAGTGAGAGTTCCCACACCTGACGGTTCTCTCGTGGATTTCGTTGCTGAGCTGAAAAAAGATGCAACAATTGATGATATAAATAATGCAATGAAGAAATATGCTGAAGGAGAGATGAAGGGTGTGCTTGAGTACTGCACAGACCCGGTAGTTTCGGCTGATATAGTCGGCAATCCTCATTCCAGTATTTATGACAGTCTTGCAACGATGATGATGGGCAGCAGAATGGTCAAGGTTATTTCATGGTATGACAATGAGTGGGGTTACTCAAGCCGTATGGTGGATCTGCTCGTTAAGATGGCAAATATCGGATAG
- a CDS encoding ComF family protein gives MLRYRSIVKRVLSVLSDVSYFIYPGQCAVCGKEVEKGHVCRECTRKILGSFSMLRFNEKVDFPLIKEEVAFSECISGWEYSNDIKNLISLMKYRGFENLCFWTGRIIGRKIKQVVPHNSIIVSVPLHAARKRERGYNQSDLIAEGIIKENPGLQKKNFLVRTRDTKPQAGLNGRERQENVRGAFKVKRTIPSGINTVIIVDDVITTGATINNCAAVLKEYGVHEVRGLSIARPAAVK, from the coding sequence ATGCTCCGGTACAGATCAATAGTAAAAAGAGTTCTATCTGTGTTAAGCGATGTCTCGTATTTTATCTATCCGGGGCAGTGTGCTGTGTGCGGGAAGGAAGTTGAAAAAGGCCATGTATGCAGGGAATGCACGAGGAAAATATTAGGCTCTTTCTCAATGCTCAGGTTTAATGAAAAGGTTGATTTCCCTTTAATAAAAGAGGAGGTTGCTTTCTCTGAATGTATATCAGGGTGGGAGTATTCAAACGATATAAAAAATCTTATTTCCCTGATGAAGTACAGAGGATTTGAAAACCTTTGCTTCTGGACTGGACGAATCATAGGCAGGAAAATAAAGCAAGTTGTTCCGCACAACAGCATTATTGTTTCGGTTCCTCTGCATGCTGCACGTAAAAGAGAGCGAGGGTATAACCAGAGCGATTTAATAGCAGAAGGTATAATAAAAGAAAATCCAGGTCTTCAGAAAAAGAATTTTTTAGTACGTACAAGAGATACAAAACCGCAGGCAGGTCTTAACGGGAGAGAGAGACAGGAAAATGTAAGAGGCGCTTTTAAAGTTAAGCGCACGATTCCATCCGGAATAAATACTGTAATAATTGTTGATGATGTGATTACCACAGGTGCAACAATAAATAATTGCGCTGCTGTTTTAAAGGAATATGGTGTTCATGAAGTCAGAGGGCTTTCAATTGCAAGGCCTGCTGCTGTAAAATAA